The sequence TTCTTCTTCGTGAAGAAGGACTCGCTCTTCGAAAGGCTGTGCTGGGGCTTCCTGGCGGCGAACGCCATTGGCGTCGTCATCTACGTGCTCTACCCCGCAGCGCCGCCCTGGTACGTGCTCCAGTACGGCCCGGGACCGGCCGACCTGGCCGCGCCCCCCAGCCCCGCGGGGACCGCCCGTTTCGACGAGCTGCTGGGCATCAGTTATTTCGCGAGCTTCTACTCGCGCAGCACCAACGTGTTCGGGGCCATGCCCTCACTGCACGCGGCGTACCCCTTCCTGGTGATGCTGTTCGTGTGGTCGCGCGGCTGGGCGTGGCGCATCTCCACCGGGCTGTTCGCGTTGCTCGTCGCCTTCTCCGCCGTATACCTGACGCACCACTACATCCTGGACGTGCTCGCGGGCCTGGGCGTGGCGGCGGTTGCATTCCTGGCGGTCGAAAGCGTCTACGCCCGTTGGACGGCCAGCGCCCCGTGGGCCGTGTCGTTGACTACAAGAGGAGACACCCGTGCTTGAGAACCTGATGGCGTGGTTGACCGGAAACCTGTCTCCGTCCGCCCGCATCTGGACGGCGCTGGCACCGGCCATCGTCGCCTGCACGTACTTCATCGGCGGGTTGCTCCTCTTCTGTATCCGCTGCGCCTTCAAGGGCATTCCCCGCGACGAGGAGACGCTCAAGCGCGGCAGCAACGGGCTGGTGGGCTTCTTCCTGCGGCACTACTTCTTCTGGGTCATCCAGCCCCTGTGGGCGGTGATTCTGCGTTCCGGTCTGCCGGCCAACGCGCTGTCCATGCTGTCGGGCCTGCTGGGCATCTCTTCCGGCGTGGCGGTGGCGGCGGGCCGCTTCGCGCTGGGCGGGTGGCTCTTCCTGTTCGCGGGCATCCTGGACGTGATGGACGGGCGCATCGCCCGCACGCGCAAGGAGGCCAACCCCGCGGGCGCGGCGCTGGACTCGGTGCTGGACCGGTACGTGGACTCGGCGATGCTCATGGGTCTGGCCTGGTACTACCGGGACACCTGGGTGCTGCTGCCCGCGCTGATGGCGCTGCTCGGCTCCTCGCTGGTGCCCTACGTGCGCGCCAAGGGCGAGGGCCTGGGCGTCAACGTGCGCGACGGCGCCATGCAGCGGCTGGAGCGGGTGCTCTTCATGGGCGCGGGCACGGCGCTGTCGCCCATCCTGGAGGCCGTCTTCTGGCCCGAGGAGAAGCACCCCATGCACTGGCTCGCGGTGGTGGGGCTCGTCTTCGTGGCCGTCATGAGCAACGTCACGGCGCTCTCCCGCTTCCGCAACCTGGTGAAGGCGCTGGCGCCCAAGCGTCAGGAGGCGCGCTCCGGCAAGGCCATCATCGGGCTCAACGCCCTGGCGGGCGCGGTGGCCACGGCGGTGGACTTCGCGCTGGTGCTGGCGCTGGTGGAGTGGGCGGGCATGCTGCCCGCCTGGGCCACGGTGCTGGGCTGCGGCCTGGGCGCGGTGGTGAACTACTCCATCAACCGGGTGCTCACCTTCAAGAGCAATGGCCCGGTGGCGCGGCAGCTGGCGCGCTACTCGGTGGTGAGTGGAACCAGCGCGCTGCTCAACGCGGGCGGCGTGGCGCTGCTGACGCTGCACCCGCAGCTGGCCTATGCGCTGGGGTGGTGGCTGGTGCGCGGCGTGGTGTACTTCGCGTGGAACCTGCCGCTGCAGCGGGACTACGTCTTCAACAACGACGCGGCGGCTTCCGAGGACGCGCTCATGGAGCAGCGCCCCCATGCGGCCTGAAGGGCGCCTCCAGGCGCTGAAGGGCCTGGCTGTGGCCGCCGCGCTCGTGCTGCCCTCGGTGGCGGCGGCGGGCGCGGTGCTGGAGCCGAAGCTGTCCCCCAGTGACAACTACGGGGAGAACTTCACCTTCATCGGCGACCTGGACGGCGGCACCTTCATCTTCGTGCAGCTGACGGTGACGAACATCGGTCCCGGCTCGCGCACCGGCCTGTGCCGGACCACGGTGCTGACGCCGGGGCAGAAGGCCTGGTCGGCGCAGACGAAGGTCAAGGCGCGCGACTGGCGCTATGACAAGGAGAGCTCCACGCTGAAGATGGGGCCGTGCTCGGCCCGCTCCGCGGACGGGGCCACGCGCGTGGAAGTCCCGCTGGATGGCGGGCGGGTGCTGCTGGAGTACGCCGCGCCCATGACGCCCCAGGGCCAGGAAGGCACCGAGGTGGAGGTGGGCAAGGACCGCTACCACCACGAGGTGACGCTGGCCTTCAGCGCGTTGAAGGCGACGGTGAAGCGGCCCAAGGGCGAGGACGTCGTCTACACGGGTGGCGGGTACGCGGACCACACGCGCTCCACCATTGCGCCAGCGAAGCTTGCGAAGCGGTGGGTGCGCTTCCGGGCGCTGCTCGGCGGCGAGAAGCTGGTGCTGCTGGCGCGCGAGGGGCAGGACGGTGAATACGGCCCCGTGTACACGTGGGAGGAAGGCGCCAAGGCCCGCTCGCTGGAGCACTTCACGCTCGCGCGGGAAGGCGTGAAGGAGCGGAGCTCGTGGACGGTGGAGCTGTTCGCGGATGGCGCCTCTGCCATGGTGCTGCGCTCCACCTCGCTGATGCAGCGCAGCGCGCCAGTGGAGGATTTGGGCGCGGTGCTGGGCGGGCTGGTGCGCTCGGTGGTGGGCTCGCCGGTGACGTACCTGCACCGGGCGGTGCTGGAGCGTGAGGGCAAGGCACCGGTGACGGGGCTGATGGAAGTGACGCTCGAGGGCGACCTGTGAGTTTTGCTTTGCTGCGGGAAGTGCACCACGTGCCGGGTGTGCGCGGCTGGGTGCGCAAGCAGGTGCTGCGCTCGGTGGCGCGCTGCGTGGAGTGGACCACGAAGCTGCCGGGGCGCGGGCTGAACGTGTCTCAGGTGAATGACTGGCTGTACGTGGGTGGCGCGGTGCCTCGCTCGCGGTACGCGGAGCTGAAGGCGCGCGGCATCACCGCGGTGATTGACGTGCGGGGCGAGCGCTGTGACGACGCGGAGGCGTTGAAGGCGCTGGGCATCGAACTGCTGAACCTGCCCGTGACGGACCGCTATCCGCCGTCGGTGGAGCAGCTGATGCGGGGTGTGGAATGGGCCCTGCCCCGGCTGGAGCAGGGCGGCACGCTGTATACCCACTGCGAGCACGGCGTGGGCCGGGGCCCGCTGGTGGGGCTGGCGGTGATGGTGGCGCGCGGCTGGGAGGCGCCGGCCGCGTACCGCGAGCTGCGGCAGGCGCGGTGGCAGTCCACGCTGAATGACCGGCAGTTGAACGGGCTCGCGGACTTCGTCGCCGCGTGGCAGGCGCGGACGTCCGAGCGGGCGGCGTAGGCCGCGCCCAGCTCAGTCTCGCTTCAAGATGACGCCGTCATCGCTGATGGCATAGCTCGCGCCAGGGTCCATGACTTCCGGCTGCAGGCCACAGCGCTCCTGCTCCCTGGGCGTGAAGTGAACGAAGGTCATCTTCTCGCCCCGCTGGAGCCAGGCGTCATACGTCTCGATGCGATAGAGACACTGCGTCATGGCATCCGCGTTCTTGGGGGGCTTCGTTCCGGGAGGCAGGAAGTCCTCCATCGCGAGCTGGAGCGCCTTCAACTGAGTGCCATCCACGGTGGTCGAGGCTTCCTTTGTCCACTCCGGGAACTGGATACCGGCGGAGACCTCGGGCGGCGCAACTGGCGTCTTGGACCGCAGGTACATGCATCCACTCATGAGGCTCATGAGGATGATGAAGCCGACTGGTTTCATCTACGTATCCTCCAGTTCGACTGCTGTCGATGCCAGCTTGAGTTTCCACTCTGTGGCAGGAAATTCGAGAGCATGGGCTGGCACGTCGAATGATGAGAACCTCGTCATGAAAATGCTTCCGCTGGTCGCACTCATTGCCTGTTCC is a genomic window of Myxococcus virescens containing:
- a CDS encoding phosphatase PAP2 family protein, whose translation is MTSRSPNKVTALTWLSTVLGLSHLTLVYATGRLRWDHVAADALILGVAWSGPRLQRFLRGGLALWLTGMLLDSQGLWLFLRGPIHTGDLWELERQWFPAPGGTHWPEWWATRFTPALDLLCGFAYAAYLYEVFILAIFFFVKKDSLFERLCWGFLAANAIGVVIYVLYPAAPPWYVLQYGPGPADLAAPPSPAGTARFDELLGISYFASFYSRSTNVFGAMPSLHAAYPFLVMLFVWSRGWAWRISTGLFALLVAFSAVYLTHHYILDVLAGLGVAAVAFLAVESVYARWTASAPWAVSLTTRGDTRA
- a CDS encoding GtrA family protein, translated to MLENLMAWLTGNLSPSARIWTALAPAIVACTYFIGGLLLFCIRCAFKGIPRDEETLKRGSNGLVGFFLRHYFFWVIQPLWAVILRSGLPANALSMLSGLLGISSGVAVAAGRFALGGWLFLFAGILDVMDGRIARTRKEANPAGAALDSVLDRYVDSAMLMGLAWYYRDTWVLLPALMALLGSSLVPYVRAKGEGLGVNVRDGAMQRLERVLFMGAGTALSPILEAVFWPEEKHPMHWLAVVGLVFVAVMSNVTALSRFRNLVKALAPKRQEARSGKAIIGLNALAGAVATAVDFALVLALVEWAGMLPAWATVLGCGLGAVVNYSINRVLTFKSNGPVARQLARYSVVSGTSALLNAGGVALLTLHPQLAYALGWWLVRGVVYFAWNLPLQRDYVFNNDAAASEDALMEQRPHAA
- a CDS encoding protein-tyrosine phosphatase family protein is translated as MSFALLREVHHVPGVRGWVRKQVLRSVARCVEWTTKLPGRGLNVSQVNDWLYVGGAVPRSRYAELKARGITAVIDVRGERCDDAEALKALGIELLNLPVTDRYPPSVEQLMRGVEWALPRLEQGGTLYTHCEHGVGRGPLVGLAVMVARGWEAPAAYRELRQARWQSTLNDRQLNGLADFVAAWQARTSERAA